In the genome of Myxococcus stipitatus, one region contains:
- a CDS encoding energy-coupling factor transporter transmembrane component T yields MSASEANVYAGLDARLKLFQLFLVSLCAFVTKTLTAQILLLEVVLVLGLVAGQRQTVARFLWMAVPLVLYVVFGGAGTGTSMWAFFLRFLAFAVLKFSSPALLVLYLVRLEDLSAVIQALERLRFPRQVTLPLAVAIRFVPSLQYEYASIRDAMRLRGVAPTLRRFYAYPAQTLELTVIPLLMRAVRISEELSISALTRGMEREGDKSWYQPLVWTRTDTLGLIATALVGVLLFAVDHVAM; encoded by the coding sequence ATGAGCGCGAGCGAGGCCAACGTCTACGCGGGCCTGGACGCGCGGCTGAAGCTCTTCCAGCTCTTCCTGGTGAGCCTGTGTGCCTTCGTCACGAAGACACTCACCGCTCAAATCCTCCTCCTGGAGGTCGTCCTCGTGCTGGGGCTCGTCGCGGGGCAGCGGCAGACGGTGGCGCGCTTCCTGTGGATGGCCGTCCCGCTGGTGCTCTACGTCGTCTTCGGCGGCGCGGGCACGGGCACGTCGATGTGGGCCTTCTTCCTCCGGTTCCTGGCGTTCGCCGTGCTGAAGTTCTCGTCCCCGGCGCTGCTGGTGCTGTACCTGGTGCGCCTGGAGGACCTGTCCGCGGTCATCCAGGCCCTGGAGCGGCTGCGGTTCCCTCGGCAGGTCACCTTGCCGCTCGCGGTGGCGATCCGCTTCGTGCCCTCGCTGCAATACGAGTACGCCAGCATCCGGGATGCGATGCGGCTGCGCGGCGTGGCGCCCACGCTGCGGCGCTTCTACGCGTACCCCGCGCAGACGCTGGAGCTCACCGTCATCCCGCTGTTGATGCGCGCGGTGCGCATCTCCGAGGAGCTCTCCATCTCCGCCCTCACGCGCGGCATGGAGCGCGAGGGCGACAAGAGCTGGTACCAGCCGCTCGTCTGGACGCGGACGGACACCCTGGGCCTCATCGCGACGGCGCTCGTCGGCGTGCTGCTCTTCGCCGTCGACCACGTCGCGATGTGA
- a CDS encoding MptD family putative ECF transporter S component, which translates to MAYGLQHLKARDLITIGVFNALIIVVYIVMQTILQPMPGMGLFNGGVSAFIMAPLYLILVSRVQKRGVFFITAALYSLLVMSVGMYSAVPPVLLAGVLADLIAGVQSFRNLSAVITGYIVFKTLEAVGNYSVVVINPERFAATMEPSLRARWLEGAAMFNAWMGAFVLVFTVTGALAGGVLASRILRKHFIKAGLVSAEPEKVELAVPPI; encoded by the coding sequence ATGGCCTATGGTCTGCAGCACCTGAAAGCCCGCGATCTCATTACGATTGGCGTCTTCAACGCGCTCATCATCGTGGTCTACATCGTCATGCAGACCATCCTGCAGCCCATGCCAGGGATGGGACTGTTCAATGGTGGGGTGAGCGCCTTCATCATGGCGCCGCTCTATCTCATCCTGGTGTCACGCGTTCAGAAGCGCGGGGTCTTCTTCATCACCGCGGCGCTCTATTCCTTGCTGGTGATGTCGGTGGGCATGTACTCGGCCGTCCCGCCCGTGCTGCTCGCGGGGGTGCTGGCGGACCTCATCGCCGGGGTGCAGTCGTTCCGGAACCTGTCGGCGGTCATCACGGGCTACATCGTCTTCAAGACGCTGGAGGCGGTGGGCAACTACTCCGTCGTCGTCATCAACCCGGAGCGCTTCGCGGCCACCATGGAGCCCAGCCTGCGCGCCCGGTGGCTGGAGGGCGCGGCGATGTTCAACGCCTGGATGGGGGCCTTCGTGCTGGTCTTCACGGTGACGGGCGCGCTCGCGGGGGGCGTGCTCGCCAGCCGCATCTTGCGCAAACACTTCATCAAGGCGGGGCTGGTCTCCGCCGAGCCGGAGAAGGTGGAGTTGGCGGTGCCTCCCATCTGA
- a CDS encoding acyl-CoA dehydrogenase family protein, translated as MDFAWTPDERRMRTAAVAFARERLAFDLVSLDARGDFNQEGWQRLASFGAAGFPIPRRYGGSELSLSVTAHALEGLGYACADNGLLFALGTHLWACTLPILLFGNEAQRERYLPGLARGKRLGGHAMTEPEAGSDVAAIQTTATRKGDTYVLQGRKAFVTNGPVADVLIVFATVDPSRGREGLTAFIVEKGLPGLRIEHAGPRMGMRTASLGELRFESCELPVSSRLGEEGAGLTLFSQMMEYERGLVLAPALGAMERTLERCIRRARERQQFGKAIGGFQAVSTKLVEMKLRLETARGLVYRFAWLKQQGRSAMFEASLVKLHVSESWVQTSMDAVQLHGGLGYLTETELEREVRDALGSRIFSGTSELQRELVARSMGL; from the coding sequence ATGGATTTCGCGTGGACCCCCGACGAGCGTCGGATGAGGACGGCGGCGGTCGCTTTCGCACGGGAGCGACTCGCCTTCGACCTGGTCTCCCTGGATGCACGGGGCGACTTCAATCAAGAAGGCTGGCAGCGGCTCGCGAGCTTCGGTGCCGCGGGCTTCCCCATTCCCCGCCGGTACGGAGGCAGTGAGCTGTCGCTCTCCGTCACCGCGCACGCGCTGGAGGGCCTGGGCTACGCCTGCGCCGACAACGGGCTGCTCTTCGCCCTGGGCACGCACCTGTGGGCCTGCACCCTGCCCATCCTGCTGTTCGGCAACGAGGCGCAGCGGGAGCGGTATCTGCCAGGGCTCGCGCGCGGCAAGCGCTTGGGAGGCCATGCGATGACGGAGCCCGAAGCGGGCTCGGATGTCGCCGCCATCCAGACGACCGCCACGCGCAAGGGCGACACCTACGTCCTCCAGGGGCGCAAGGCCTTCGTCACCAATGGCCCCGTGGCGGACGTGCTGATTGTCTTCGCCACGGTGGACCCGTCGCGGGGACGCGAAGGGCTCACCGCCTTCATCGTGGAGAAGGGGCTGCCGGGGCTGCGCATCGAGCACGCCGGCCCCCGGATGGGGATGCGGACGGCGAGCCTGGGCGAGCTGCGGTTCGAGTCGTGCGAGCTCCCCGTCTCCAGCCGCCTGGGTGAGGAAGGCGCGGGCCTGACGCTGTTCTCGCAGATGATGGAGTACGAGCGTGGCCTCGTCCTCGCGCCCGCGCTGGGGGCGATGGAGCGCACCCTGGAGCGCTGCATCCGGCGCGCCCGGGAGCGCCAGCAGTTCGGCAAGGCCATCGGCGGGTTCCAGGCCGTCTCCACCAAGCTGGTGGAGATGAAGCTGCGCCTCGAGACGGCGCGCGGGCTCGTGTACCGCTTCGCCTGGCTCAAGCAGCAGGGACGCTCGGCCATGTTCGAGGCCTCGCTCGTCAAGCTCCATGTCAGCGAGTCCTGGGTGCAGACGAGCATGGACGCGGTGCAGCTGCACGGCGGACTTGGCTACCTCACCGAGACGGAGCTGGAGCGTGAGGTGCGTGACGCATTGGGAAGCCGGATCTTCTCCGGAACCTCGGAGCTCCAACGCGAGCTCGTGGCCCGCTCCATGGGCCTGTGA
- a CDS encoding ABC transporter ATP-binding protein — MAPVVQIEGVSFRYQHGDGDGLDDVSLTLEPGELAVVVGASGCGKTTLTRVVNGLVPRFFEGKLQGTVRINGQDVGGWSIGQIGQQVGSVFQDPRSQFFTTSATSEVAFASEHFGVPTEVMKERVDEAFERLGIHNLRGRSVFELSTGERQKVALASAYAMRPSVYVLDEPSANLDPQATRHLGLIIDMLRKDGAVVLVAEHRLYYLAGILDKLIHMRQGRIVEVFERKALHALPPSALEARGLRQVDLSHARLGALPPVRRDDIYFQSHDVSLAFGERVVLGGVTAQASRGEVVGLIGRNGSGKTTFARVATGLLEQRTGRIRHAYKVVSAKQRRAASFFVLQDADYQLYTESVLDELMLGLPDLASTRRRAMETLARFDIERLAARHPQSLSGGQKQRLTIAVAAMRRADVLFLDEPTSGLDATNLQRVGEEVRLLADQGQVVFVISHDYELLAQCCPRILRLEGGRTAADYLLDVGSARRLRMDLDLPSARSPSWVWA, encoded by the coding sequence ATGGCGCCCGTCGTCCAGATAGAGGGAGTCTCGTTCCGCTACCAGCATGGCGACGGCGATGGCCTGGATGACGTTTCGCTGACCCTGGAGCCCGGTGAGCTGGCGGTGGTGGTGGGGGCGAGTGGTTGTGGAAAGACGACCCTCACGCGGGTCGTCAACGGCCTGGTGCCCCGGTTCTTCGAGGGGAAGCTCCAGGGCACGGTCCGCATCAACGGCCAGGACGTGGGCGGGTGGTCCATCGGGCAGATTGGCCAGCAGGTGGGGAGTGTTTTCCAGGACCCTCGCTCGCAGTTCTTCACCACGTCGGCGACGTCGGAGGTGGCCTTCGCCTCGGAGCACTTCGGCGTCCCCACCGAGGTGATGAAGGAGCGGGTGGACGAGGCCTTCGAGCGGCTGGGCATCCACAACCTGCGCGGCCGGAGCGTCTTCGAGCTGTCGACGGGCGAGCGGCAGAAGGTGGCGCTCGCGTCGGCGTATGCGATGCGCCCGAGCGTCTATGTGCTGGATGAGCCCTCGGCGAACCTGGACCCGCAGGCGACGCGCCACCTGGGGCTCATCATCGACATGCTGCGCAAGGACGGGGCGGTGGTCCTGGTCGCGGAGCACCGCCTGTATTACCTGGCCGGCATCCTCGATAAGCTCATCCACATGCGGCAGGGGCGAATCGTGGAGGTCTTCGAGCGCAAGGCCTTGCACGCGCTGCCGCCGTCGGCGCTGGAGGCGCGTGGGCTGCGCCAGGTGGACCTCAGCCACGCGAGGCTGGGCGCGCTGCCTCCGGTGCGGCGCGACGACATCTACTTCCAGAGCCACGACGTCTCGCTGGCCTTCGGCGAGCGGGTGGTGCTCGGCGGCGTCACGGCCCAGGCCTCGCGCGGCGAGGTCGTGGGGCTCATCGGCCGGAACGGCTCGGGCAAGACGACCTTCGCGCGCGTGGCCACGGGGCTCCTGGAGCAGCGCACGGGCCGCATCCGCCACGCCTACAAGGTCGTCTCCGCGAAGCAGCGGCGCGCCGCTTCGTTCTTCGTGCTCCAGGACGCGGACTACCAGCTCTACACCGAGTCCGTCCTCGACGAGCTGATGCTCGGGCTGCCGGACCTGGCCTCGACGCGGCGGCGGGCGATGGAGACCCTGGCGCGCTTCGACATCGAGCGGCTGGCGGCGCGGCACCCGCAGTCCCTCTCCGGAGGGCAGAAGCAGCGCCTGACGATCGCCGTGGCCGCGATGCGCCGCGCGGACGTCCTCTTCCTGGACGAACCCACCAGTGGCCTCGACGCGACGAACCTCCAGCGCGTGGGCGAGGAGGTTCGCCTGCTGGCGGACCAGGGGCAGGTCGTGTTCGTCATCTCGCACGACTACGAGCTGCTCGCGCAGTGCTGTCCGCGCATCCTGCGGCTCGAGGGCGGGCGCACCGCCGCCGACTACCTGCTGGATGTCGGCTCCGCGCGGCGCCTGCGCATGGACCTGGACCTCCCCTCGGCGCGCTCCCCTTCCTGGGTCTGGGCATGA
- a CDS encoding AarF/UbiB family protein, whose product MNDARAVVAGAMGGFMEQRLVDFDERPARVSVFGQIHAATLKRTGAPVWVAVRDPDAERRLNDELQEMELFFARLARTNELRHVPWERLARELRASLRDGLDLRIQAHAMRELRKQVRRYPGASSPRVYQRLCGPEVLVAERVEGPSLEEVEARPLDVGGPEAWFVEHGTDPEVLASRLWRSYMRQLVEARTLVPVQGMKDILLLGDNAFCYRFEPFVLPLELGVPRAEAFHFLLHALLRRSYEGAFFPLLRLAEPLPPLEPYHLKKVVSREVRAWAQRAEVETLPSETRSFGALFETVHATMRRHSIIFDSAVLRACQELRRLEGALFTLDTHFRVASELRRFFKRSVRRAARRLTAQAQTPQAPDWEAMGQASFAAIESARSSAEQASRASLPFASESTLVAYVFSHAAGFVSAVFIVTVVLLVMLVARMTLAVPLSTDSWVERAVASGGLPAVPVFVMGLVSSAVGAWGLRRLALRFAERDSHLPARRGL is encoded by the coding sequence ATGAACGACGCGCGCGCGGTGGTCGCGGGCGCCATGGGTGGTTTCATGGAGCAGCGGCTCGTGGATTTCGACGAGCGGCCCGCGCGCGTCTCGGTCTTCGGGCAGATTCATGCCGCCACCTTGAAGCGCACCGGCGCTCCCGTCTGGGTGGCTGTTCGCGACCCGGACGCCGAGCGGCGATTGAATGACGAGCTCCAGGAGATGGAGCTCTTCTTCGCCCGGCTCGCGCGGACGAACGAGCTGCGCCACGTCCCCTGGGAGCGGCTGGCGCGCGAGCTGCGTGCGTCGTTGAGGGACGGGTTGGACCTGCGCATCCAGGCCCATGCGATGCGGGAGCTGCGCAAGCAGGTCCGCCGCTATCCGGGCGCCAGCTCACCGCGCGTCTACCAGCGGCTGTGTGGCCCGGAGGTCCTGGTGGCGGAGCGCGTGGAGGGGCCGTCGCTGGAGGAGGTGGAGGCCCGCCCGCTCGACGTCGGGGGACCCGAGGCCTGGTTCGTGGAGCATGGGACGGACCCGGAGGTGCTGGCGTCCCGGCTCTGGCGTTCCTACATGCGCCAGCTCGTGGAGGCGCGGACGCTCGTCCCCGTGCAGGGGATGAAGGACATCCTCCTCCTGGGCGACAACGCGTTCTGCTACCGCTTCGAGCCGTTCGTGCTGCCGCTCGAGCTGGGCGTGCCCCGCGCGGAGGCCTTCCACTTCCTGCTGCACGCGCTGCTGCGGCGCTCCTACGAGGGGGCCTTCTTCCCGCTGCTGCGGCTGGCCGAGCCCCTGCCTCCGCTGGAGCCCTATCACCTCAAGAAGGTGGTCTCCCGGGAGGTCCGTGCCTGGGCCCAGCGCGCGGAGGTGGAGACGCTGCCCAGCGAGACGCGCTCCTTCGGTGCCCTCTTCGAGACGGTCCACGCGACGATGCGGCGGCACTCCATCATCTTCGACTCGGCCGTCCTGCGCGCCTGCCAGGAGCTGCGCCGCCTGGAAGGGGCCTTGTTCACCCTGGACACGCACTTCCGCGTCGCCTCCGAGCTGCGGCGCTTCTTCAAGCGCAGCGTGCGGCGTGCGGCGCGGCGGCTCACGGCCCAGGCGCAGACGCCCCAGGCGCCCGACTGGGAGGCGATGGGGCAGGCCTCCTTCGCCGCCATCGAGTCCGCGCGGAGCTCCGCGGAGCAGGCCTCTCGGGCCTCCTTGCCCTTCGCCTCCGAGTCCACGCTGGTGGCGTATGTCTTCTCCCATGCCGCCGGATTCGTGAGTGCCGTCTTCATCGTGACGGTGGTGTTGCTTGTCATGTTGGTGGCACGGATGACACTCGCGGTTCCACTCTCCACGGACTCCTGGGTGGAAAGGGCCGTTGCGAGTGGAGGCCTGCCGGCCGTGCCTGTGTTTGTGATGGGTTTGGTGAGCTCGGCAGTGGGTGCGTGGGGACTGCGGCGACTGGCGCTGCGCTTTGCTGAGAGAGATAGCCACCTTCCCGCGCGGAGGGGGTTATAA
- a CDS encoding acyl carrier protein has translation MKEPVTSYTEEQVGQIIRAHIEKEFLYRSKGPELGEDTSLITRGIIDSMGIFRLVNFLEQRFEISVTPSDIAMENFRSLRAIRTFTCSRLTCSNQRESA, from the coding sequence GTGAAAGAACCCGTGACGAGCTACACCGAGGAGCAGGTCGGCCAGATCATCCGCGCGCACATCGAGAAGGAGTTCCTCTATCGGAGCAAGGGCCCGGAGCTGGGTGAGGACACCAGCCTCATCACCCGCGGAATCATCGACTCGATGGGCATCTTCCGACTGGTGAACTTCCTCGAGCAGCGGTTCGAGATCTCCGTCACCCCCTCCGACATCGCGATGGAGAACTTCCGCAGCCTGCGCGCCATCCGGACCTTCACCTGCTCCCGACTGACGTGTTCGAACCAACGGGAGTCCGCCTGA
- a CDS encoding OmpA family protein, translating to MSTSEATSYTFRVVNADGSVFGKGCFTHEGPPARGAVTIPAASGPKLTELWYSDPLVGTLRLGDVRAFAFGPEQFALQLSSADQSVELKAGSATTAKPGPIASHRHGGNDFTSQGRSLEFPQPSEALPEGTQGAGTVSAVDLVLVIDASKSMRPEAVGLSETLNAAIEVARTRCPCDLRVTYLGIEGVFKGTRFDTTVRDYLRETAGANEAELKSRAYTWVAGGKVREDGGRAIEDLSNHFDWRPEAQRAVFFLGDEGLDGGGDVNARDLVGANKAIQTAQKARVRVHTYLGVTKAAPWELEALKHEYARVAEETGGQSFLVQQSLEGFQDMLTSVICGSKSAPQAGAPARGCCQAAVEGPTAAVAATTSYTFRVLGADGGLFGKGCFTHEGPPSPSPVTIPPASGPKVTAFWYHDAIVGSLQLQDVRALSFAPEQFSLELANPDSTVDLKAAGASPAKPGTVSLHRGKEGDFASQNRVVEFPRWAEPTVTVTEGQMTVPAVDLVVAIDASKSMREEAVGLSEMVGSAIKAAQTRCPSNLRVTYLGIEGTFGGTRFDTTVRDYLLKSVGADEAELKSRRFTWIAGGKVREDGARTIQDLSAHFDWRTGAQRAIFFLGDEGLNGGGEIAARDIAAANHAIEAAVAADVRVHTYLGASKVKGLEALESEYARVARETGGQAYTVQRSLSGLQSMLESVICGSKPPPVTTTTEFRCCQACVEDFIAPKPPPPPAPEPAKVVVEGGKLRTLEKVSFASDKDNAVPESLPILDHVFELLRTHTDIKKLRIEAHTDNAGTKTYNQDLSARRAKWVRQYLIQKGIAEERLESAGFGLTKPIDSNATPQGRANNRRVEFVIVEEQPPTPASRPM from the coding sequence ATGTCCACGTCCGAGGCCACCAGCTACACGTTCCGGGTCGTCAATGCGGATGGGTCCGTGTTCGGCAAGGGCTGCTTCACCCATGAAGGCCCGCCCGCCAGAGGCGCCGTCACGATTCCCGCGGCCAGCGGCCCGAAGCTGACGGAGCTCTGGTACAGCGACCCGCTCGTGGGCACCCTGAGGCTTGGGGACGTGCGGGCTTTCGCCTTCGGTCCGGAGCAGTTCGCCCTCCAGCTCTCCAGCGCGGATCAGTCCGTGGAGCTGAAGGCAGGCAGCGCCACCACCGCGAAGCCCGGCCCCATCGCCAGCCATCGCCACGGCGGCAATGACTTCACCAGCCAGGGACGGAGCCTGGAGTTCCCCCAGCCCTCGGAGGCCCTCCCCGAGGGCACGCAGGGCGCGGGCACCGTGTCGGCGGTGGACCTGGTCCTGGTCATCGACGCCAGCAAGTCCATGCGCCCGGAGGCCGTCGGACTGAGCGAGACGCTGAACGCCGCCATCGAGGTCGCCCGCACGCGCTGCCCCTGTGACTTGCGCGTCACCTACCTGGGCATCGAAGGCGTCTTCAAGGGCACGCGCTTCGACACCACCGTGCGCGACTACCTGCGGGAGACCGCGGGCGCCAACGAGGCGGAGCTCAAGAGCCGCGCCTACACCTGGGTCGCCGGAGGCAAGGTCCGCGAGGACGGCGGGCGGGCCATTGAGGACCTCTCCAACCACTTCGACTGGCGCCCCGAGGCCCAGCGCGCCGTCTTCTTCCTGGGCGACGAGGGCCTGGACGGAGGTGGCGACGTCAACGCGAGGGACCTCGTCGGCGCCAACAAGGCCATCCAGACCGCGCAGAAGGCCCGCGTGCGCGTCCACACCTACCTGGGGGTGACCAAGGCCGCCCCCTGGGAGCTGGAGGCGCTGAAGCACGAATACGCCCGCGTCGCGGAGGAGACGGGCGGACAGTCCTTCCTGGTGCAGCAGTCGCTGGAGGGCTTCCAGGACATGCTCACGAGTGTCATCTGCGGCAGCAAGTCGGCGCCCCAGGCCGGCGCGCCCGCGCGCGGCTGCTGCCAGGCCGCCGTGGAGGGTCCGACCGCCGCGGTGGCCGCGACCACGAGCTACACGTTCCGGGTGCTCGGCGCGGACGGCGGCTTGTTCGGCAAGGGCTGCTTCACCCATGAAGGCCCGCCGAGCCCGAGCCCCGTCACGATTCCCCCCGCCAGCGGCCCCAAGGTGACGGCGTTCTGGTACCACGACGCCATCGTCGGCAGCCTGCAACTCCAGGACGTCCGCGCGCTCTCCTTCGCGCCGGAGCAGTTCTCCCTGGAGCTCGCCAACCCGGACAGCACGGTCGACCTGAAGGCGGCGGGCGCCTCCCCCGCGAAACCCGGCACCGTCTCCCTGCACCGCGGCAAGGAGGGCGACTTCGCCAGCCAGAACCGCGTGGTGGAGTTCCCGCGCTGGGCCGAGCCCACCGTCACCGTCACGGAAGGCCAGATGACGGTGCCCGCCGTGGACCTGGTCGTGGCCATCGACGCGAGCAAGTCCATGCGCGAGGAGGCCGTGGGGCTCAGTGAGATGGTGGGCTCCGCCATCAAGGCCGCCCAGACGCGCTGCCCGTCGAACCTGCGCGTCACCTACCTGGGCATCGAGGGCACCTTCGGAGGCACGCGCTTCGACACCACCGTGCGCGACTACCTGCTGAAGTCCGTCGGCGCGGACGAGGCGGAGCTCAAGAGCCGGCGCTTCACGTGGATTGCGGGAGGCAAGGTCCGCGAGGACGGCGCACGCACCATCCAGGACCTCAGCGCCCACTTCGATTGGCGCACGGGCGCGCAGCGCGCCATCTTCTTCCTGGGCGACGAGGGGCTCAACGGCGGAGGGGAGATTGCCGCCAGGGACATCGCCGCCGCCAATCACGCCATCGAGGCCGCCGTCGCCGCCGACGTCCGCGTCCACACCTACCTGGGCGCGAGCAAGGTCAAGGGACTGGAGGCGCTCGAGTCCGAGTACGCCCGCGTGGCCAGGGAGACAGGCGGCCAGGCCTACACGGTGCAGCGCTCGCTGAGCGGCCTCCAGAGCATGCTCGAGAGCGTCATCTGCGGCAGCAAGCCGCCCCCTGTCACCACCACCACGGAGTTCCGCTGCTGCCAGGCCTGCGTGGAGGACTTCATCGCGCCCAAGCCCCCGCCGCCTCCCGCGCCGGAGCCCGCCAAGGTGGTGGTGGAGGGAGGAAAGCTGCGCACGCTCGAGAAGGTCTCCTTCGCCTCCGACAAGGACAACGCCGTCCCGGAGTCCCTGCCGATTCTCGACCACGTCTTCGAGCTGCTCCGCACGCACACCGACATCAAGAAGCTGCGCATCGAGGCCCACACCGACAACGCGGGCACCAAGACATACAACCAGGACCTGTCCGCGCGGCGGGCCAAGTGGGTGCGCCAGTATCTCATCCAGAAGGGCATCGCCGAGGAGCGGCTGGAGTCCGCGGGCTTCGGGTTGACCAAGCCCATCGACAGCAACGCCACCCCCCAGGGCCGGGCCAACAACCGGCGCGTGGAGTTCGTCATCGTCGAGGAGCAGCCCCCGACGCCCGCCTCCCGGCCCATGTGA
- the fabD gene encoding ACP S-malonyltransferase: MRIHVFPGQGSQRLGMGAELFDGAPDELAAADAVLGWSVRELCLHDVNGNLHQTAWTQPALYVVNALSYLKKVRETGQRPEMVAGHSLGEYNALFAAGAFDFITGLRLVQRRAAVMARAREGGMAAVIGLSAARVREVLRDEGLSDLDLANLNAPEQQVLSGPLESLARAEGSFSRVGAKAFKRLPVSAAFHSRCMREARQEFETFIEDFVLSSPRIPVVSNVEAKPYPRGALKRLLVEQITSPVRWEESVQYLLKQPGADIEEVGPGRVLTALVAQVRRQVES, translated from the coding sequence ATGCGAATCCATGTGTTTCCGGGGCAGGGCTCGCAACGCCTGGGAATGGGGGCGGAGCTGTTCGACGGCGCACCGGATGAGCTCGCGGCGGCGGATGCCGTCCTGGGCTGGTCGGTTCGTGAGCTGTGCCTCCATGATGTGAATGGAAATCTTCACCAGACGGCATGGACGCAGCCCGCGCTCTATGTCGTGAATGCCCTGTCATATCTCAAGAAGGTGCGTGAGACGGGCCAGCGGCCGGAGATGGTCGCGGGGCACAGCCTGGGTGAGTACAACGCGCTCTTCGCCGCGGGGGCCTTCGACTTCATCACCGGCCTGCGGCTCGTCCAGCGCAGGGCGGCGGTGATGGCTCGGGCGCGTGAAGGAGGCATGGCCGCGGTCATCGGGCTGTCCGCCGCCCGCGTCAGGGAGGTGTTGCGCGACGAGGGCTTGAGCGACCTGGACCTCGCGAACCTCAATGCACCGGAGCAGCAGGTCCTCTCGGGGCCGCTCGAATCACTCGCGAGGGCCGAGGGCAGCTTCAGCCGGGTGGGCGCGAAGGCTTTCAAGCGATTGCCGGTGAGCGCCGCGTTCCATTCGCGATGCATGCGTGAAGCACGACAGGAATTCGAGACCTTCATCGAGGACTTCGTGCTCTCGTCGCCTCGGATTCCCGTGGTGTCGAATGTCGAGGCGAAGCCCTATCCCCGTGGCGCCCTCAAGCGGTTGCTCGTCGAGCAGATCACCTCCCCGGTGCGATGGGAGGAGTCTGTTCAATATCTGTTGAAACAGCCCGGCGCGGACATCGAGGAGGTCGGGCCGGGACGTGTGCTGACGGCGCTGGTCGCGCAAGTCCGTCGGCAGGTGGAGTCATGA
- a CDS encoding amino acid adenylation domain-containing protein produces the protein MLFQYLSESARSTPRQTAVIDGTRLCSYEELDRASNQVARALRELGIGHGSRVGLHLDKSLEAVVGLFGILKAGAAYVPIDPSSPEWRVKFIVRDCRLAGVLTTRAWFDSLREVETLGCLLLVDADAANQPVPTASRPIVPVTLTWEDVRAKSADPVPPAPEATPEDLAYVLYTSGTTGQPKGVMHSHRSAHAFIEWAFNLAEVQPGDHVSSHAPFHFDLSVFDVFATVKGSAALVLVPTSLSVFPRELADFIATREIAIWYSVPSVLTQLVTRGELSRHRFPRLRTVLFAGEVFPIKYLREFAATIPGPRYFNLYGPTETNVCTYHRVTLADLSRSAPLPIGQVCCGNQAFIVRDDGVLAADGEEGELCVAGPTLMSGYWGQAEPTRQGLGPIPGHPLAYRTGDRVVRERGVMRFLGRRDEQVKVRGQRIELSAIEEVLLRHPDVEESAALTLPDELAGNELRAFVVLRDNASVSPQDLRRHCGEYLPRFMIPARIDTCESLPRTTTGKQDKVRLQEQARQLV, from the coding sequence ATGTTGTTTCAGTATCTCTCTGAAAGCGCCCGGTCCACCCCTCGCCAGACGGCCGTCATCGACGGGACGCGGCTGTGCTCCTACGAAGAGCTGGACCGAGCCTCAAACCAGGTCGCGCGGGCGTTGCGGGAGCTGGGGATTGGCCATGGCTCGCGCGTCGGGCTGCACCTGGACAAGTCGCTCGAGGCGGTGGTGGGCCTGTTCGGCATCCTCAAGGCCGGCGCGGCCTACGTCCCCATCGACCCGTCCTCGCCCGAGTGGCGGGTGAAGTTCATCGTCCGCGACTGCCGGCTCGCGGGCGTGCTCACCACGCGCGCCTGGTTCGACTCGCTCCGGGAAGTGGAGACCTTGGGGTGCCTGCTCCTGGTGGACGCGGACGCGGCGAACCAGCCCGTCCCGACGGCATCGCGTCCCATCGTCCCCGTCACGCTGACGTGGGAGGACGTGCGCGCGAAGTCCGCCGACCCCGTGCCCCCCGCGCCCGAGGCCACGCCCGAGGACCTGGCCTACGTCCTCTACACGTCTGGCACCACGGGCCAGCCCAAGGGCGTCATGCACAGCCACCGCTCGGCGCACGCCTTCATCGAGTGGGCCTTCAACTTGGCCGAGGTCCAGCCCGGGGACCATGTCAGCAGCCACGCCCCGTTCCACTTCGACCTGTCTGTCTTCGACGTGTTCGCGACCGTGAAGGGCTCCGCGGCGCTCGTGCTGGTCCCCACCTCGTTGTCTGTCTTTCCCCGGGAGCTGGCGGACTTCATCGCGACGCGGGAGATCGCCATCTGGTACTCGGTGCCGTCCGTCCTGACGCAGCTGGTGACGCGGGGCGAGCTGTCGCGACACCGGTTCCCCCGGCTGCGCACCGTGCTCTTCGCGGGAGAGGTCTTCCCCATCAAGTACCTGCGCGAGTTCGCCGCCACCATCCCCGGGCCCCGCTACTTCAACCTCTACGGCCCCACCGAGACGAACGTCTGCACGTACCATCGCGTCACCCTCGCGGACCTGTCCCGCTCCGCGCCGCTGCCCATCGGTCAGGTGTGCTGTGGCAACCAGGCCTTCATCGTCCGCGATGACGGCGTCCTGGCGGCGGACGGGGAGGAAGGGGAGCTGTGCGTCGCGGGCCCCACGCTGATGAGCGGGTATTGGGGACAGGCGGAGCCCACGCGGCAGGGACTGGGCCCCATTCCGGGGCATCCCCTGGCCTATCGCACCGGAGACCGCGTCGTGCGCGAGCGCGGCGTGATGCGCTTCCTGGGCCGCAGGGACGAGCAGGTCAAGGTGCGAGGACAGCGCATCGAGCTGAGCGCCATCGAAGAGGTGCTCCTGCGCCACCCCGACGTCGAGGAGAGCGCCGCGCTCACGCTGCCGGACGAGCTCGCCGGCAACGAGCTGCGCGCCTTCGTGGTGCTGCGCGACAACGCGAGCGTGAGCCCTCAGGACCTGCGGCGGCACTGCGGCGAGTACCTGCCCCGCTTCATGATTCCAGCGCGCATCGACACCTGCGAATCCCTGCCGAGGACCACCACTGGCAAGCAGGACAAGGTCCGACTCCAGGAGCAGGCACGGCAGCTCGTGTGA